The Lycium barbarum isolate Lr01 chromosome 12, ASM1917538v2, whole genome shotgun sequence genome includes a region encoding these proteins:
- the LOC132624758 gene encoding uncharacterized protein LOC132624758: MVSNTNPANATRTTTTSGNSNPGTEGFSPFTLDSSHVFYVHPSDSLGCQLVVAPFNGCGFVTWRSSMLTSLSAKNKLGLVDGRNDKPVVDSPFFPYWERCNDMVKAWITNSVSREIATSVVCMKIAKELRNLWDELNGAYVGPTCTCGALPKFIQDQQLFQFLSGLKDSYSTVKSNILMMHPLPSISKSYSLIQQDESQREILPSNSSFSSDSTAFLSSGPYNNPNKLTQKVNFESRRGVVPNGPTGFDTRRGLGHGATTGQPGGLHFAWVPPDFKFIKPRKSASCVQTEVPLLDPTPPSVPKSIPAAAHGFSPEQLQQLQAMFHQAPLSSAGYGSGHISSEESGFAHFAGLFTAYAFITIFFSNVCNTVPSDSSISACFPDNSNMQFNFVNSPKNFPATCVQISICNQASVVNKMDIFWHQRLGHMPFHKMASIPFLSDKVSSTQPFVCPVCLMARQQRLPFHDSTIHSTAPFQLIHVDTWGPYNTRTYNGFLYFLTLVDDYTRITWTHLLSCKSNALAVLKAFTSMITVHFKSKVQTFRSDNAYELGSSTEAVAFFSSQGILHQTTIPHSPQQNGVMERKHKHLLEVARALLFQSNLPLKY; this comes from the exons ATGGTTTCGAATACAAATCCTGCTAATGCGACCCGTACAACTACCACGTCTGGTAATTCTAACCCTGGTACTGAAGGTTTTAGTCCTTTCACACTTGATTCCTCCCATGTTTTCTATGTCCACCCGTCTGATAGTCTTGGTTGCCAACTTGTGGTTGCTCCTTTCAATGGCTGTGGTTTCGTTACCTGGAGAAGTAGTATGTTAACCTCCTTATCAGCTAAGAACAAACTAGGGCTTGTTGATGGTAGAAATGATAAACCAGTAGTTGATTCTCCATTTTTTCCTTATTGGGAAAGATGTAATGACATGGTGAAAGCTTGGATAACCAACTCTGTGTCTAGGGAGATAGCTACTAGTGTAGTGTGTATGAAAATTGCTAAGGAA CTTAGAAACTTGTGGGATGAACTTAATGGTGCTTATGTTGGGCCAACATGCACATGTGGAGCCTTACCCAAATTCATTCAGGACCAGCAGCTTTTTCAATTCCTAAGTGGTCTGAAGGATTCATACTCCACAGTCAAGAGTAACATCTTAATGATGCATCCACTTCCTTCCATAAGTAAATCATACTCCCTCATACAGCAAGATGAGAGTCAAAGAGAAATTCTTCCTTCTAATTCAAGTTTCTCAAGTGACTCTACTGCCTTTCTAAGTTCTGGGCCTTACAACAATCCCAACAAGCTCACtcagaaggtgaattttgaaTCAAGAAGAGGTGTAGTTCCTAATGGACCTACTGGTTTTGACACGAGAAGGGGTTTGGGGCATGGTGCAACTACTGGTCAACCTGGTGGTCTTCATT TTGCATGGGTACCCCCTGATTTCAAGTTCATAAAACCCAGAAAGTCAGCATCTTGTGTCCAAACTGAGGTCCCTCTACTTGATCCTACTCCCCCATCTGTTCCAAAAAGTATTCCAGCTGCAGCTCATGGTTTTTCTCCTGAGCAACTTCAACAACTTCAGGCCATGTTTCATCAGGCTCCCTTGTCATCTGCTGGTTATGGCTCTGGTCACATTTCTTCAGAGGAATCAGGTTTTGCTCATTTTGCAGGTTTGTTTACTGCATATGCT TtcatcacaatttttttttcaaatgtttGTAATACTGTTCCTTCTGATTCTTCTATTTCTGCTTGCTTCCCTGATAATTCCAACATGCAATTCAACTTTGTAAATAGTCCTAAGAATTTCCCTGCTACTTGTGTTCAAATTTCTATTTGTAATCAAGCTTCTGTTGTGAATAAAATGGACATCTTTTGGCATCAACGACTTGGCCATATGCCTTTTCACAAAATGGCCTCTATCCCTTTCTTATCAGATAAAGTTTCTTCCACACAACCTTTTGTCTGTCCAGTTTGCCTTATGGCTAGACAACAAAGATTACCCTTTCATGATAGCACAATTCACTCCACAGCTCCTTTTCAACTGATCCACGTAGACACTTGGGGACCATATAACACTAGGACTTATAATGGGTTTCTGTATTTTTTGACTCTGGTAGATGATTACACAAGAATAACCTGGACTCACCTTCTTTCTTGCAAAAGCAATGCTCTTGCAGTTCTCAAAGCTTTTACCTCCATGATTACTGTCCATTTCAAATCTAAAGTCCAGACCTTTAGGTCAGACAATGCTTATGAGCTTGGTAGTAGCACTGAAGCTGTTGCTTTCTTTTCCAGCCAAGGGATACTTCATCAAACTACCATTCCACACTCCccacaacaaaatggggttaTGGAAAGGAAACACAAACATCTTCTTGAAGTGGCTAGAGCTTTACTTTTTCAATCAAACCTTCCTCTCAAATATTGA
- the LOC132624759 gene encoding alpha-dioxygenase 1-like — MQLKKPDPMIVATKLLARRNFVDTGKQFNMIAASWIQFMIHDWIDHLEDTHQIELSAPKEVASECPLKSFKFYKSKEIPTGSYEIKTGYLNRRTPWWDVSEVYGSNTDVLKKVRTFKDGKLKLSADGLLEQDENGKIISGDVRNTWAGLLALQALFVQEHNVVCDALKKEYPELEDEDLYRHARLVTSAVIAKVHTIDWTVELLKTDTLLAGMCANWYGLLGKKFKDTFGHIGVFVLSGYVGMKKPENHGVPYSLTEEFVSVYRMHQLLPDKLQLRNINATPGPNKSPPLTDE, encoded by the exons ATGCAGTTAAAGAAGCCAGATCCTATGATTGTAGCAACAAAGCTGCTAGCACGCAGAAATTTTGTGGACACAGGAAAACAATTTAACATGATCGCTGCATCTTGGATACAATTTATGATTCATGATTGGATCGATCATTTGGAAGACACTCACCAG ATTGAGCTTAGTGCACCTAAAGAAGTTGCAAGTGAGTGCCCTCTCAAGTCCTTTAAGTTTTACAAGTCCAAGGAAATTCCTACGGGCTCTTATGAAATTAAGACTGGTTACTTGAACAGGCGTACCCCCTGGTG GGATGTAAGCGAAGTATATGGTAGCAACACAGATGTTTTGAAGAAAGTAAGAACGTTTAAAGACGGGAAGTTGAAACTATCAGCTGATGGGCTCCTTGAACAAGACGAAAATGGAAAAATCATATCTGGTGATGTTCGCAACACTTGGGCGGGACTTTTGGCTCTGCAGGCTCTCTTTGTTCAAGAGCATAATGTTGTTTGTGACGCCTTGAAG AAAGAATATCCAGAATTGGAGGATGAAGACTTGTATCGTCACGCAAGGCTTGTTACTTCTGCTGTAATTGCAAAAGTTCACACTATAGATTGGACTGTTGAGCTTCTTAAAACCGACACCCTTCTTGCAGGAATGTGTGCCAATTG GTATGGATTGCTAGGGAAGAAGTTCAAGGATACATTTGGGCACATTGGAGTTTTCGTTTTGAGTGGTTATGTGGGAATGAAGAAACCTGAGAATCATGGAGTGCCCTATTCCTTGACAGAGGAATTTGTGAGTGTCTATCGAATGCATCAACTCCTACCCGATAAACTTCAGTTGAGGAATATCAATGCTACTCCTGGACCAAACAAATCTCCCCCTTTGACCGATGAGTAA